TAAATACAcgcaaaaagaaaaaattggTAAAAGTAAATTATCGATATCGTTCAAATAAgccttaaaaaaataaatgaaaaaataaaggtgaaaaaaaattaatatatgtaaaaaaaataagcatatTCACCAATACagatttttacataaatgtATGACCATATGCAcatgtacatattttaacTACACAACTGTGTAATTATTTGGCTAGGcgtcataatatatatatacatataatatagaatttatttttaattttatttttctctcCTTTTTGCTAACCTCGAATATAGCCccaaataatgatataataaagcattcttttatattagtaaaatttgttttctttaaaaataagtataaaacatcatatatgtatgtatatatataaaatcatATTATGTTAATCTAAACTTATACGCATGTATGTGCATAATTATTAACGTCtatgttaataattttttgtgtatttttttttttttacctgAAGGTagctaaaaaaaactaGCGATAAGAAGGTagtacaaaaaaaaaaaaaacaacctAAAAATGTGGAAAGTATGAATAAAATCACACACACATAAATAGAATAACGTAAtgcctatatatattatgtaacACATTTTTACCTAAATaggatttattatttgtattcgTGATTTTTGGGGTGGAATATAAACGTCCTCCTATTGCCGCcttaaaataaagaaacataaaatagaataaataaaccTGTACATATAAAACTACTATAATACGCCATGATAATTACTCATGtattataaaacatttaaaaaaaataaaaactaaataataatatcgTCTAACAAATGAATCCCCTATGCATATGGAATATAATCCAgaacaatataaaattaaatttgtttctcgaaataaatatatgatttctttcttattataattataattggTGTTGCTCAAAACAACATCAGCAACAATTGGCAAGTATGCtctaaaagaaaattacataaaaaatttattaaattttaaaaagtgaTAGCTCAAGCTCATATTCacacacacacacatatatatgtaaatgtAGTATGATTATCTTAATTAGTGACaaactattttattattataaaaatatacccAGCTAAAAGATATATGTGTGTTAAAATAAGTCCATGCCGGTCTCTATCATCGATAAacctataaaaataataaaaattttaaatatattttttgcttCAAAAGTAAAAGACAATACtgtttatgcatatttttttttatatataaaaccttgtaaaaaataaattcagCCAGTTGTTGGAATTAAATGCATTTTCGTAATTTTTTCGTAAAATCTCAATCAGTATGAAAAGGggtaatataaatgatagcACTATTGTTAGCAACTCAACctgaaatgaaaaatgacaaataataaataagtaaatatagagcggcataaatatatgatacaCACTCCTTGCACAACCAAATGCATAGACTTAAATTTGTGTATTTTTACTTTCCCTGCCCAAAATGCTAAATTGGTATTCACAAAAAGAAGGAAATGGTAATGCTtccttatatatattaaattttcttgttttttagttaaaaagtttataaaaattagatACAATAATGTTATGAAAAACCATACTCCTATTAAAATCAAATTGTTATTCCTTCTTATAAGGTTCATTGCATAGTCTAGGAATTTTATGTCTGTCAACAAAGTTACAATAATTAAAtctataataaaaaaagctTTAGTAATACAAAATTACACACATAATATccaaacatatttttcatttttttcgaatCACTATTTAaccatttatatttccaGTATTATgctcttttaaaaaaaagttgtatatgttataagaaaaaaaaagaaatgttgctataataattttcgttttgttttgttttttgtctttgccattttgtataaaatatgcacaATATCCCCCATATAATGCTATGCTCAATATCTAagagaaaataattaacaTCAAATATGCAAATATGCAATCTATTTTACATGTACACGTATAGATAATtcccattttatattaccAATTTGCttaaaactaaaaaaattaatccAGGAAATACCTTAACATTTAAATAGTCGTAAGTTAGACTATATAATGAAGcggttaaaaaaaatgtccCAATCGAACTTATAAGTATCCCATTCATGAATGAAAATACtctaaaaaagaaaaagaaatggtgaaaattaaaagactAACAATTagacaaaatgaaaaaaataaaaaataaatctacCAACCTATTTGCCAAACGAAATATTgctattaataaaatgtgaTAAAAGGTGAAAACCACCATAAAAAccaaaaaacatataaatacattttcttgcacttttattatagctgcgtaaaaaaatatcaaaaaaagtatatatatgaaaaatgtgTTTGCATTATGTtaggaatatatataagtgCTATTCCTACAACCGatctattattttatttagaaTTCACATGAATAACCACATGAACAGTCAGGTGATTGCACATTTTGAATACCTAAAGTTATAGTGAACAACGAGATAtgacataaaatatacgaCAGAATGTTAATCTTAACATATCTCAGATATACACTTGAAATAGCAAATAtgtttacaaaaataagaGATAATTTTGCGATCtctacaaaaaataaaaaaaaaaataaaaatatataaatcacaaaaataacaatatatccatatatgAACCCTTCAATATGATTAAAAAACTTACCATAGCGAAAAATGCCATATTTGAAAAACAGGAGGGTAGACAAAAGtggaagaaaaaaaaaagaaaaaaaattttccacatatgtatacacaaataattttaaaaaagcaattgataattttgtttttttagaaatattataaaatttatcattttttttattctttatattatttgatgaACTTGACAATGTCTCGCCTTTATAATGCTCTCCTATACTTAAGGAGCAACTAATAAATGgaaagaaaattttatttttccatttttcataatataaattaataacaaTTATTGTGTTACATAAAACTGTTAAAAATaaccatatatatatatactggtaggaaataaacatattttttcgcAATATTGTTGTACCCAACAAACAAACTAAAAGGATATTAACCATCCCAATGTCTTCTATTAAAAAACGATATGTTCTATTTAacattttacaaaattaatttatgactaattttaattctttttttttttcattatttttgtcatataatttaatgaaaCAAGTACATCATCctgcattttatttttttttttttccattttaatggagaattaaaaaaaatataaaacacagtaaataaaaaagcgAGCAAAAGAAACATGCATGGATATCTCATACTATTTATCAAAGAAtgagaagaaaaaaaattagggaaagtttaaaatttatttttaataaaccAGAAAAATTCacaatataacaaaatgacaaaataacaaaatcaataaaacaccaaatgaataataaattgtatCATGTGAAAAAGGGATGCACCACTACCCGtatgtgtgtgtgtgtgtATACATAATACCATAAACgatgaaagaaaaaaaaaaattattccaTCATTTGAAAATTGATACTTTTTGTCATCATACATTTAAGtaattgtaataaaaaaggaagtACTAACTGGTTTAGTAACAAAATGGATATAAGGAATATCCACTTTTAGTATTCCCTTACCAtgctctttttttttttcttttcccccattacatataaatatattaacaatgGCTAACCAGCTAGCCAAaattccaaaaaaaaaaaaaatagctataAAGTCATAATAAACAGCTATCATCTTAATATGTCAAAAGCTATACTACACTCTTATAACCAAAAAGGTCACGAATATTATTGATGccatattttatcatgGTTGGTCTCTCTAAACTTAATCCCCATGCCATCACAGAAACATCTTTTGGAAATCCCATTGGCCTTAACATTTCAGGTCGAAATATTCCACTATTCCCAACTTCCaaccattttttatgttctTCATGATATCCATAAACTTCCATAGATGGTTCAGTATATGGATTAAAAGTTGgcttaaattttaatttatgtattcctatatatttataaaaagcaGATAACATTGCTATTAATTGTGATAAtccaatatttttatcaattacTAATCCTTCAATTTGATGAAATTCTGCTAAATGGGTACTAtctaaattttcatttcgAAATACTCTATCAATACTAAAATATTTCCTAGGTATAATATGtcctttttctttatataatttagcTAACTTAAATAAAGCTCGACAAGAGTTTGCAGTAGTATGTGTtcttaaaacattttttttactctCATCTAATTTCCATTTATAATTCCAACCAAAACTTCCATAATCACCATCTGTGTGCactctttttatattatcaatatattCGTTgtcaataaaattattttgagaGTATTCAggatattttacaaaaaatgtatcTTGTAAGTCCCTACTTGGATGTTGTTGtggtatatataatgcatCAAAACACCAAAAAGAAGATTCAACATAATTTTGTGTATTCATCTCTTCAAATCCaagagaaataaatatatctttaaaaaatctcATTTGTTTTGTTAAAAGGTGTATATTAcctttattaatttttttaccacttgaaaaaaaattatatttttttatgtcatattttttatattcattattttttagtaataaataatttaaatcagtaatttgtttttttatttcttttttgaaattacttgtttttattacttggctatatgtttttttttttatttcaattaGCTTACGCTTTTTAAGttcattaattattttaattccATAATCGACACAATTTTGTGATTTTCCTTTTgttgaatataaattattaatttctttAAGGAGAGATTCTTCTTCATTACCtaatgtatttattatacttAGACATTTTTGTGTTGTATCTTCAAATTgattatttacattatctaaattacaacttaaacatttttcaaCTTTATTTAGttgtattaatttttcttttaaatttatatttaatccTATTTCTCCCTTTTTaccatataattttttaagctCATCCATagtacatttttttttttcataaatatattttaagacAACAAATTCTGGAGATCcatgttttaaatattcttttcCTTCCTCTGttaaatcatatatattaaaacttttaacaatattaataatataatataatgtttCTAACTTTTTAATCATCCCTATTACTTTATTATGATCTAttccatatttattacttaGCCTTATTGAGTTTGCATGTTTATTTCTAAACACTTCTATTcctttatctttttttaaattattataataatcaatatcttcttttttttcattttttaaatcttcatcatttatattaaattcatTCTCCAAAATATTTAGAAACTCAACTAACTCCTCATTTCTTTTATCTTCCtctgtatttatattcattttttatttatgatcTATCTTGTATTGTCTACCTATTTTACTAATGCTACAAACTATTGGATGTAAAACTGTGTCGGGTtctgtttatattttagcTTCAACAATGCTGACTATTTATAGAGTTccgtttttttattttattatattctacTAAAGAAGAATAGTgtatctatatttatacaccCATATGTATGTTTCCTTCTTACTAACCTATTTATAGCTTATTACTTTGGTTTGTCATAAAATTtgacaatttaaaaaatttgtgAAATTATAGTGGggataataaaatggatGAAAATTGGCATCCTTTATAGAAATgcaaatatgaaataaattaaaaaaattatttagtaaaaaatatttttttttcaaataattttatgacACTTTCTTTTCTGAATTTGCCATAAATGAAGTTACATTTTACCCAATTATGTAACAATACCTCGaa
This genomic stretch from Plasmodium vinckei vinckei genome assembly, chromosome: PVVCY_02 harbors:
- a CDS encoding phenylalanine--tRNA ligase alpha subunit, putative, which produces MNINTEEDKRNEELVEFLNILENEFNINDEDLKNEKKEDIDYYNNLKKDKGIEVFRNKHANSIRLSNKYGIDHNKVIGMIKKLETLYYIINIVKSFNIYDLTEEGKEYLKHGSPEFVVLKYIYEKKKCTMDELKKLYGKKGEIGLNINLKEKLIQLNKVEKCLSCNLDNVNNQFEDTTQKCLSIINTLGNEEESLLKEINNLYSTKGKSQNCVDYGIKIINELKKRKLIEIKKKTYSQVIKTSNFKKEIKKQITDLNYLLLKNNEYKKYDIKKYNFFSSGKKINKGNIHLLTKQMRFFKDIFISLGFEEMNTQNYVESSFWCFDALYIPQQHPSRDLQDTFFVKYPEYSQNNFIDNEYIDNIKRVHTDGDYGSFGWNYKWKLDESKKNVLRTHTTANSCRALFKLAKLYKEKGHIIPRKYFSIDRVFRNENLDSTHLAEFHQIEGLVIDKNIGLSQLIAMLSAFYKYIGIHKLKFKPTFNPYTEPSMEVYGYHEEHKKWLEVGNSGIFRPEMLRPMGFPKDVSVMAWGLSLERPTMIKYGINNIRDLFGYKSVV
- a CDS encoding phosphatidate cytidylyltransferase, putative — its product is MVVFTFYHILLIAIFRLANRVFSFMNGILISSIGTFFLTASLYSLTYDYLNVKVFPGLIFLVLSKLILSIALYGGYCAYFIQNGKDKKQNKTKIIIATFLFFSYNIYNFFLKEHNTGNINDIKFLDYAMNLIRRNNNLILIGVWFFITLLYLIFINFLTKKQENLIYIRKHYHFLLFVNTNLAFWAGKVELLTIVLSFILPLFILIEILRKNYENAFNSNNWLNLFFTRFIDDRDRHGLILTHIYLLAGAYLPIVADVVLSNTNYNYNKKEIIYLFRETNLILYCSGLYSICIGDSFAAIGGRLYSTPKITNTNNKSYLGCFFFFCTTFLSLVFFSYLQKTNFTNIKECFIISLFGAIFEAYLNDIDNLLLPIFSFCVYLCFEE